The following proteins are encoded in a genomic region of Amphiura filiformis chromosome 18, Afil_fr2py, whole genome shotgun sequence:
- the LOC140138901 gene encoding uncharacterized protein: MEEKTAEESSSPTQVRVMLWFIPRTLSTAITKCLSFVDGIQIIFEPYLYAYYYGPERKQTGVSEMYDNFLDKTNDAVTDKVDLAKGFIPDTCTYDWVKQTLEADYPGKKIVFCKDASYTLDGQYDRLPQGYRHTFIIRHPYKLYTSWRRLVQRFLQLQEPFYWHELPEPIRPAKYGLEEHYELYQYLINHGMNPIIIDADDLQRHPESIMRKYCAAVGIPFTEDLLQWPSGDDILHTWMAPDGLIQGNKLGNEGGFYDVALQSTCFGPPRETPSRASLREDVRYMSDASMPFYEKMYNHRIKP, encoded by the exons ATGGAAGAGAAAACAGCAGAAGAAAGCTCATCTCCGACTCAAGTCCGTGTGATGCTATGGTTCATTCCACGCACACTGTCCACAGCCATTACCAAATGCCTCAGCTTTGTGGATGGCATACAGATCATATTTGAGCCATATTTGTATGCCTATTATTATGGTCCAGAAAGAAAGCAGACAGGAGTCAGTGAAATGTATGATAACTTCTTGGACAAGACCAATGATGCCGTTACGGACAAAGTGGATCTTGCTAAAG GTTTCATACCAGACACCTGTACCTATGACTGGGTGAAACAAACCTTAGAGGCAGACTATCCAGGCAAGAAGATAGTATTCTGTAAAGATGCTTCTTATACATTGGATGGCCAATATGATAGGCTTCCACAGGGATACAGGCATACCTTCATTATCAGGCATCCATATAAG CTATACACATCATGGAGAAGATTAGTGCAGCGATTTCTCCAACTACAAGAACCATTTTACTGGCATGAGTTACCAGAACCTATACGTCCAGCTAAGTATGGCTTGGAAGAACATTATGAGTTGTATCAGTACCTCATAAACCATGGAATGAATCCGATCATCATCGATGCAGACGATCTACAGCGCCACCCGGAGTCCATAATGCGCAAGTATTGTGCTGCCGTTGGCATACCGTTTACAGAAGATTTACTCCAATGGCCTAGTGGCGATGATATTCTTCATACATGGATGGCACCAGATGGCTTGATTCAAGGAAATAAACTTGGCAATGAAGGAGGGTTCTATGATGTTGCATTACAGAGCACCTGCTTCGGTCCTCCTAGAGAGACGCCCTCTAGGGCATCGTTAAGGGAAGATGTTCGCTATATGTCTGACGCCAGTATGCCATTTTATGAGAAGATGTATAATCACAGAATAAAACCTTAG